A single genomic interval of Amycolatopsis albispora harbors:
- a CDS encoding phage holin family protein, whose protein sequence is MTQDDRSVSQLVGDASEQLSRLVRDEMRLATAELQRKGKRMGTGAGLAGAAGFIAVLAVVTLVAAAVLGLAVVLPGWAAALIVAGALLVVAGIAGLAGRAQLKRGTPPVPEEAMSSVRTDVKVLKESVHT, encoded by the coding sequence ATGACGCAGGACGACCGGTCGGTCTCCCAGTTGGTGGGGGACGCGTCCGAGCAGTTGAGCAGGCTGGTCCGCGACGAGATGCGCCTGGCCACCGCGGAACTCCAGCGCAAGGGCAAGCGGATGGGCACCGGCGCCGGCCTGGCCGGTGCCGCCGGGTTCATCGCCGTGCTGGCGGTGGTGACCCTGGTGGCGGCGGCGGTGCTCGGCCTGGCCGTGGTACTGCCGGGCTGGGCCGCCGCGTTGATCGTGGCCGGTGCCCTGCTGGTGGTGGCCGGGATCGCCGGGCTGGCCGGCCGCGCGCAGCTCAAGCGCGGCACGCCGCCGGTACCGGAGGAAGCCATGTCGAGCGTGCGCACCGACGTCAAGGTGCTGAAGGAGAGCGTGCACACATGA
- a CDS encoding DUF3618 domain-containing protein — protein sequence MSSTEKKKSEFPHDAEQARVDIELTRQELGETVEALAHKVNVPARAKEQAQHAAVSVRRNPWPVAGGGAALVALIVLLLVRRSRK from the coding sequence ATGAGCAGCACCGAGAAGAAGAAGTCCGAGTTCCCGCACGACGCCGAGCAGGCGCGCGTGGACATCGAACTGACCAGGCAGGAGCTCGGCGAGACGGTGGAAGCCTTGGCGCACAAGGTGAACGTGCCCGCGCGCGCCAAGGAGCAGGCGCAGCACGCGGCGGTGTCCGTGCGCCGCAACCCGTGGCCGGTCGCCGGTGGCGGGGCCGCGCTGGTGGCGCTGATCGTGCTGCTGCTGGTCCGCAGGAGCCGGAAATGA
- a CDS encoding DUF4235 domain-containing protein yields MNKMLYKPLGMVVSSLGGLAASMLFKQIWRRVSGEDDAPDATDAKYGWAEVVIAAAVQGAIFGAVKAAVDRAGAESYRKATGDWPGDE; encoded by the coding sequence ATGAACAAGATGCTGTACAAGCCGCTCGGCATGGTGGTCAGCTCGCTCGGCGGGCTGGCGGCGAGCATGCTGTTCAAGCAGATCTGGCGGCGGGTGTCCGGTGAGGACGACGCGCCCGACGCCACCGACGCGAAGTACGGCTGGGCCGAGGTGGTGATCGCGGCCGCCGTGCAGGGCGCCATCTTCGGCGCGGTGAAGGCGGCGGTCGACCGCGCGGGAGCCGAGAGCTACCGCAAGGCCACCGGCGACTGGCCCGGCGACGAATAG
- a CDS encoding DUF6328 family protein, producing the protein MSSRPIAESRDEQLARNVAELLGELRVAQAAVQFLFGFLLTVAFTDLFRAASGFEKGLHLAAVLLAATSTALLAAPPVWHRMLFREGRREDILQIGNKSVLGGLICLAAAVTATVSLIAKVIFGAITMAVIGPAVGLLFGVLWFVVPHHIRRRRGAEPVPATDGE; encoded by the coding sequence GTGAGCAGCCGTCCGATCGCCGAATCACGTGACGAGCAGCTCGCCCGCAACGTCGCCGAGTTGCTGGGCGAGCTGCGGGTGGCACAGGCGGCGGTGCAGTTCCTGTTCGGCTTCCTGCTTACGGTGGCGTTCACGGACCTGTTCCGCGCCGCCAGCGGGTTCGAGAAGGGCCTGCACCTGGCCGCCGTGCTGCTGGCCGCCACCTCGACCGCGTTGCTCGCCGCTCCCCCGGTCTGGCACCGGATGCTGTTCCGGGAAGGGCGGCGCGAGGACATCCTGCAGATCGGCAACAAGTCCGTGCTGGGCGGGCTGATCTGCCTGGCCGCCGCGGTCACCGCGACGGTTTCGCTGATCGCCAAGGTCATCTTCGGCGCGATCACCATGGCCGTCATCGGCCCGGCGGTCGGTCTGCTGTTCGGCGTGCTGTGGTTCGTGGTGCCCCACCACATTCGCCGCCGTCGCGGTGCCGAACCCGTGCCCGCGACCGACGGCGAATGA